Within Echinimonas agarilytica, the genomic segment TCGGCATTGTTATGTTTAAACTCCACCCATTCAGTTTCGTTTGGTAGGAGGCACAGCTCTCGCAATAAGGCTTGCAACTGCGCTAGGCTTTGCTCAGTGGGCATTATGATCTCCTACTTGTATGTACTTCTGTTTAATGGTGATCATACCTTTGCCCCCCGTTTAGAGTCTTCTACCAATAATTTAATCATACTGTTTTCATGAAGTTTGATTTGTGCCGCTTCCCACTCGCCACCTTCAGCTAAAAGAGAAATCATCTTATACAGCTTTAAGGTGTCGATTTTTTTCCCGTTAATCGCAGCTTTGAAATGATCACGCTTTGCCGCAGGTTGCACGTTACTTAACTTTGAATTTTTACTATGACTAATTAAACACAAGTTGCCGAAACGATGTAACGACTCTGTTTCTAGGCTTTTGTGTCCATCAAGCGGATGTTGCGGATAGAAATGCTCTACCGAGCTTCTGAATGAAAATTCAAACTGTTTCAACACCTCATCACGACTGCTATTGGTCGTTGCCTCACACCAAATTAGGTAGTCTAAATAGTTAAATACAAGGTTGTTTTCTATTGCGCCATAACAAAGTCGAGCTTGCACCTCCGGCTTATCAATCGCTAGAGGTTCATAACCCACACCTCGATACACCAGATCAAAATAATCGGCACCCGTAACACTTAAAAAGCGGCCAAACACAAATTGCCGAGCCACATGCTCAAGTTTACCCAAGTATTGTCTAGGGCTCACATCATCCATGCTATACAAGCTAAATAGAGCTGCATTAAGCCAGTGTTTATAAACCAGTGTAGGCGTAGATACATGCAGCGCTGCTAACAACATCAGAATACGGCGGTTGTCTCCCTCAAAGCCATCTTCACTCTCTTTATCAAATGTATTGATGTAACTTTGACTTGTGGCACTGTAAAAGTGCAGGCGCTTTAAGCTCCACTTATCTTCCCCTTGGGAAAATTCACGCTTAATAATGAACTGATCAAACAGATACTTACACTTTAACAGAGCAAAAATAAACGCTTTTACAGTATCAACCGAATTAACATGTTTTTGGAACTGGTCAAGCAGCTGTTTATCATCCAAGGGGACGTCTTCTTTGGTTAGTACCCTTAAAACATGCAGTAAGAAGTTAGAAAAATTGATAACGCTATTAAAGCGCTCTGGCGTCAGTGTGGCGTCAGTGCTAGAAATCGACTGAGGAGCATGCTGTAGAATATCGTTAAGTGAAAGCGAAACATTCAACTGAAGCGTTTGAGTTTTACCGCTTGCGACATCTATTTTAAATTGTAAGAGTTTCAGTAAGTCATCAAAACTTGATGGCGTGAACTTTCCCCAATCATCTCGCCCAAAAATGCTGTGGCGCTCATCAGGAGTAAAGCCATACTGAACATAACGTTCCATATTGGCAGTTGCATCCCACACCTTGTTTAACAGTGTAATGCTTTGCTCTTTATCTGCAGTATCATCTTCATTTAATACCGCCATTAAACGGGCTTTCACCACTTCGTGTTTTTCTAGCTGCTCACCACGATTATTCATCACTTCAAAGTAGTGATTTAAATCTGTGTCTTTAGGCACCGATACTCTGGTTATCTGAACCTGCTCAAATAGGTAAGTACAAAAATCAGTTAACTTGTTACCTAGACCACCTAGTGCCTTTTCTAAAAGCTCAAAGCCATTGATCACATCTTGGTTATAGTCATCGGTTTTAAGATCATTTATTGCTATGCCTTGCATAAGGCAAGCGAAGGTTATGGATGATTTTACTCGGCTTTCAAAGCTCAAATTGGCCTTGTTATACCACGTCATATCCACACTATTACCATGTTGAGCCATGCGTTTAAGGACAAACGCCAATAGCGTTAATGTGGTGAAACGTTGTTGGCCGTCGATGACCTCAAAACTGCCATCTTTACGCTCATACACCACCAAGGTTCCAATGTAATACTTTGGCTTATTATCAGTGTGTTGGGATTTTAATTGGTAGTCTAAAACATCCTGTACTAACTGGTTAATCTCGCCTTCGCCCCATGCATAGTTACGTTGATACATGGGCACCAAGTAGCGATGACTGTCCATAAGCAATGCTTTAACACTGAAGCTAGTAATATCATTGCTCATAGTAGTTCATCTCTTTAAATAGGACGGTAAGCTCGTCTAGCTTGGTGCCCTTACACTCTGAAGCCTTAATCGTGGCCAGCGGCCAATTTAATACATCACTGGGTTGCACGGCTTGCTTTATACGCTCAAATATATTGTGGTTCAATGCATGGTTATCCATGGTAGCCAGTTGAACTACCTGCATTTTCAGACGGCAGCTGTAGGCCCATACAAATAATTTTTCAATCGCCTGCGATAGCTGATGCGCACCAAATTTATCTAAGTAAAAAATAACAGCACAATCAAATAGGGTTCTAATGTAGCTATCGCCTGTGCGAGTTCGGGAGCCATAACTATTTAGGGTGCGTAATATCTTACACGCTAGTTCATCAAGTTCATGTCCCAACACCTTAAACGGTTTTTCCTGATTGCCTTTATGCTCTGTTGCCACGATTGCGGTAATTTGCTGCTGATAATGGCTGGTCATCTCAAAAAAACGGCGACCGTTTATCACCATTTGATCTAGATGAAAGGGAAAACCCATAGACTGATGATCGATTTTCCGCTGATACTGATGATTGTATTCATCCACAAAATGGTGAGAGATACGAAGTGGTTCAACATAAGGGTACAGCGCCACTTGTTCTAGGTTTACCCCTTTAAATAAGCCCACCTTCGACTTACCAAAGTATTGCGCCGAGTTGCCATGTGCCCAGTTGCGAATACGATACAGGTAATTGGCAAACAACTGTTCAAGCTGTTTGCTTTCTAGGCTTTCCCAATGACTAACCGACTGTGCTTTAAGCGCCACTTCCGACTCCGCAAACTCACGCAG encodes:
- a CDS encoding DUF262 domain-containing protein codes for the protein MDTLDKHLDKKITSVRALLAISTLAIPAYQRPYKWTQVNLADLLNDLKVYRDKSAYRLGAVVFHRYNDSGNNQLDIVDGQQRTLTLMLLVKALIDVRLKGLKRQDVKSTLDTLVAPVSVFLNRQRFSSDISHRNLHQNFMAAKRAVARPDFTESDIDFLLNRCQVVTFVLDDVSEAFQFFDSQNARGRDLAPHDLLKAFHLREFAESEVALKAQSVSHWESLESKQLEQLFANYLYRIRNWAHGNSAQYFGKSKVGLFKGVNLEQVALYPYVEPLRISHHFVDEYNHQYQRKIDHQSMGFPFHLDQMVINGRRFFEMTSHYQQQITAIVATEHKGNQEKPFKVLGHELDELACKILRTLNSYGSRTRTGDSYIRTLFDCAVIFYLDKFGAHQLSQAIEKLFVWAYSCRLKMQVVQLATMDNHALNHNIFERIKQAVQPSDVLNWPLATIKASECKGTKLDELTVLFKEMNYYEQ
- a CDS encoding DUF262 domain-containing protein; the encoded protein is MSNDITSFSVKALLMDSHRYLVPMYQRNYAWGEGEINQLVQDVLDYQLKSQHTDNKPKYYIGTLVVYERKDGSFEVIDGQQRFTTLTLLAFVLKRMAQHGNSVDMTWYNKANLSFESRVKSSITFACLMQGIAINDLKTDDYNQDVINGFELLEKALGGLGNKLTDFCTYLFEQVQITRVSVPKDTDLNHYFEVMNNRGEQLEKHEVVKARLMAVLNEDDTADKEQSITLLNKVWDATANMERYVQYGFTPDERHSIFGRDDWGKFTPSSFDDLLKLLQFKIDVASGKTQTLQLNVSLSLNDILQHAPQSISSTDATLTPERFNSVINFSNFLLHVLRVLTKEDVPLDDKQLLDQFQKHVNSVDTVKAFIFALLKCKYLFDQFIIKREFSQGEDKWSLKRLHFYSATSQSYINTFDKESEDGFEGDNRRILMLLAALHVSTPTLVYKHWLNAALFSLYSMDDVSPRQYLGKLEHVARQFVFGRFLSVTGADYFDLVYRGVGYEPLAIDKPEVQARLCYGAIENNLVFNYLDYLIWCEATTNSSRDEVLKQFEFSFRSSVEHFYPQHPLDGHKSLETESLHRFGNLCLISHSKNSKLSNVQPAAKRDHFKAAINGKKIDTLKLYKMISLLAEGGEWEAAQIKLHENSMIKLLVEDSKRGAKV